In Vicia villosa cultivar HV-30 ecotype Madison, WI linkage group LG7, Vvil1.0, whole genome shotgun sequence, the DNA window ATAGAAAGAGATGGGAACATTAAAAAAGCCAGAAAATATTTTTTACTGGATCTAATCGATTATGTCAATCAATTAGATTGGTACGTTTTTAAGGTTTAAGGTTGTTTGAATGATCTAATCCATTGGTCCAATTGATTAGTAACGGTCAAATTTAATTTAATGAGGTTTCCTATTTTGGAGAATTTgaagcctataaatagaagtctcATTTCATTTCATCCAAAACTTGATTTGTGtattgacacacacacacacacacacactcacacacacacactctctttctctctctctctctctctctctctctctctctctctctctctctctctctctccctctctctccctctctaaattttattttcactttCTCTCCCTAGTTCTTATAGCCAAATACTTTTGTGAGGATAAATTTTTTGTCAGTGAGGTGTCCTTGTAATTCTGGATGGGTAGCATtgtataagttcttcaagaatgTTGTTTTTGCTTCTTGGATGAAAACAATCCATTTAGGTATAAAAATATGTGGTTAGAAGTTAAACCCCTTAAAAGGTTTGGTTGGGAATTATGTGATCAGTTCCTAATATTTAGTTAGGTTGAAGATCTTTAATATGGTTGAACTTCCCTGAAGGCTATTGTAAAGCCTTGTTCATTCAAAGGATGAAGTTCTTCAATATTGACGAACTTACCGTTAGGTTCATGATTATCTCGTATAAAACCATAGTTTAGATGATGAGCCTATTAAAATCATTAGAGGTTATTGGTTGTCCTGTTAAACCAAATTGAGCTCCAATATTTTATGGAGAGAAGTCTTATCGCTTCACTCTACTGTTGGGAAGGAAGCCTGGCCACTTCGGTCTCAATATTTCAATGGAGAAGACGCAAACGATCATATCATCCGTCTTGTATTATCATAGTTGTAGGTCAATCACTATTTCTTTGTATAATGGGGTTCGTGAGCTTCACCAACTAAAAGCTCTTAAATACTTAATGGAAACTCTCAAGATTAATTCTTGGGGAGAGGAGTAGGTCCTTTAGATTTGACCGAACCTCTATAATTCTCAgtgtttttcttcttcctttAAACTCTTTAATTTCCGCTACTTAGATAAAGTATTTTTCAAATTACTTagatttagaaaaatatttttcaaactctgattttaacccgaaaagttttcaaaaccatgTTTTTCCAAATCACAAAATTCACctctcttgtgtgtgaagtctcaagtccaacaTTTGAGTATAAATCATTCTCAAAATTTACTTTGGTATATGAATCTAAGAAGTGGTAGAGGTCCTCCAGAAATGACGCATCCACCCATCAATAGTTCACACAGTAATCCCCAAAGTAGTGGAGAACCACCAGTTGCATCAACAATGGAGAAGCGGTTATTTCGACCCATGTGGGGGCAACTGCCCCGTTAGCATCACAGACGTCGACAATGGCAATACCACCAGAACAAAATGTAAATGCTTCCTAGGTATTAAGTTCCCCAAGACCAATTTTTGGTAAACCCATGATACTTTGTTCCGGCTTTGCAATGCCAACAGATAATAGAACTTACTCATACAATATGTCTTCATAGGTTATGGCGGTCTTCAAGCCAATGTTTCGGCTTTGCATATGTCTTCACAATGGCGACTATGCACCCTTTTCCCCACCATGCTTCGGTGCTGACCATGAACAATTTGGGTCGAACGTTGCCACCATTTGGAGGGACAAGTTACATCCCCCAGACGACACCATCGCTGAATACGACGTTTCTGATGTCTATCAGGCATCAGATGGATGAAAGCAACTAGGAAATGGTGAATGCTCTAACGCAACAAATTGGGACAATTGTCAATCCCCTGATCAATAAAACTGACCAGAGTTATGAAATGATCGCAAACCAGATGGCGCGAATAACCGACTTCTTCGGCACCCTACAGCCTCAAGCGAGGCTAAACCCTCAAATTTCGAATGTCAGGCCTGTCGAAACCCCTGATAATGGGGCAATTTCTAGTAATCAGAGGCAAATACCAAATAAGGATGACGAAAAATATATATGTCAAAATAACCCAAGAGTAACAGTAGTGAACATAATTCAAGACACCGACCAAATTCTTAGGAATGCCCAACAAAATAATTATGGGGGCCACACCAACATAGCAAACGTGGTCGATCAAATTTTAGTTCAAAATGGCCTGAATATAGGTCTTCATATACCCAATTTCATATCTCCTCTCTCAGAGTGTGTTTAACAAACTAAATTTACTCGGGGTTGAAAAGTTCCTAAATTTATCAAGTTCGCTGACGACACAAATGAGCCTACAGTCGAACATGTCTCTAGGTACCACATTGAGGCTGGCAACATAGTCAATAACGAGAATTTAAAGatgaaatatttttcaaattctcTTTACTTAATTTACCACACTCCCGCCACACCCACTAACGGATAATTTAAAATGCACACAATTTTAAATTGTGATAAAAATAAATGTCTTCTTTTAAATTTACTACTTTTTGATGGATTAATGGCTTGaccccttttttattttatatataagttTTCATTTGAAAAAATGTCCTCCAAACATAAAATAAGTGCTTCTTCTATAATCAAATTTCATGTTACTATAAACTATTtctataaacaaataaaagctgGAGTCAGGAATAAAAATTTTTGGTAAATTTTGTATAGTGAACAAAATCTATCCGTACAACCTTCTTTCAATGTGAAtatactaaaaatatttaaaagtaatTACATAAACACAAGACTCATATCAATTGTTCATACAATCCAAACAGAAAAATTCCATTACTTTTGATCACAACATGcaattgtttttcatttatttttcctTCCATTCTTATTCATATAAATACAATTAATATGATAAACTTAAAGCCTACTATTGATGTTAACTTTTCGAACTTTATGCGATTTAGGAGATAAATCCTTAGGAACAACAACAGTGAGAACTCCATTTTCAATATGTGCCTTAATCTTATCCAATTTAACATCCTCAGGCAATTCAATCATCCTTGAGAAATCTTCTTTTCCATTTCCTCTCTCAGCAATATGCCAAATAATTTCCTTTCCATGATTCTCCTCTATCAAACTTTCTCCTCTTAGGTGCAAAACATTCCCTTCCTCAATCTGCACTTTTATCTCATCTTTCTTGAATCctatcaaaaatcaaattaccaatcaattttaatcaacaaaaatattatatttttacaaCATAACATATAATCACAGCTCAATAATTAATAGGGGTTATTAAgaaatattgaagaaaaaaaatgaaaattgtaCCTGGaacattgattttgatgatatgaGCAGTTGGGGATTCAATCCAATCCAAGAGTGATGTTGAGCCATAATATTCTCTAAAATTTGGAGGATggtccaagaaaaagtttctaaAAGGATATCGAAAAATTGTGTCGGCCATTGATTCGACACTATTCTAGCAAAAGTGATGAATAAAAATGCTGTTGGGTTCAAATTTAGTGTTATATGGCATGTGTTTATGATGAGAAATAGCACTTCAAAATATCTGTTGACTTTTATCATATCTTCTTAAATTCAATGAATTACTTCAATAAAAATGGATTagataaattcaaacaattattCTTCTAGTTATGGAATGTGACAACTGCAAATGGGTTTAATTTCTAGGCCCATATATTTTTGAGCTCAGCTAGAAATTGACTTTTTGTTTGGTCACCCCTAAAGTTTGACATGACACCCCATTGcagtatttttaatatattattctttcattttaaaaaattatttatacatttttattattatattttgaattttttgaaaaactgtgcaTTTTATCGGACATTTCAAGTTAACCCCCTAATTTTTATAAGTTGTGTTTTTATCGACAATTTAAGTTTTATACCGCATATTTCGTTAAAACCATACACTTATACCGGTATTTTCAGAATGTCACATAAAAACTcatatttctcatgcatttttacctttactttttgaaaaaatgcAGCACCCAATATGCATTTTCAccataaattttaaaaagttcaatAAAATGCATGCAAGTGTAGTGACACTTTTAAAAAATCAACATACAAGATGTTTTATTAGcatacttttaaaaaaatttggtaAACCATGTAAAATTCCGGATTTCTAAATGATGGGTAGTTCTTAATTTTTttgctttttatttattaaatattacagTGAGGATCAGAGGTAAAGACGATAGTATTTTGTTTAAAGTTGGTGATCTATTAGAGAGACAGACTACAAAGAGCTTTCACGGAGAAGGAGACGGAGAGGACTCTCATATCCGAGCGAGTAAAGTAGTTTTGACCGGTTCTAACAGGAGGTGGATCGAGCAATCTCAGGCACCTTGTACGCTGCAGTGTAGAGGAGGTAGAGTTAGACAGAACAAAGATCTTGCTAATGAGCCATATATTGCAGTTGTTAACTATGTAGAGACATCAACTCAAGAAGTAAAGGGTCGAGATGACAAGCATGTGGTGGCTGAGACGAAGGTGATGACTTCGACTAATACACTGGAGGTGGCTGCTCCGACTAGTACGAAAGTGACCGCTCCAAATGATACGGAGGCGACTGCTCTGGTTAATACAGAGGTGACTGCTCCGATATCAACGGAGCCGTCGATATACACTTATGAGGGTTTTTTGGAGGGCCCAATGACCATACCTTGCTCACTGGATATGTCAATCATGTGGCATTGAGATTATGATATATATATCAGGGTGTGTGCGCGCGCGTGTtgtgtaattttaatttttttattaatttattattgataCTTTGAAAATAATTGATGGTTTTTAGTTTACTTGTTACAGGACCGCGCCCCATTGAAGGCGCCCATCCACGAGGCGAAGCTGAAGAAGTTCTCAAATGTCCAAATGCTTGAGGAGGTCAAAGACATTGTCGATGATGGTGGTATCCTTTTGTCGGTGGATTGTTCGCTGACCATGCTGAACGTTCCACTGTTGTCCTCTTTTGTTGAGCGACGACATAAGGAGACACCCTCATTTCATCTTCCATTTGGTGAGATTCATCTTCCATTTGGTAAGATGACGATTATTTTAGATGGTATCTCCTTGCTCTTCTATTTCCCCCTTCCAAGGAGCTTATTCACCGCTTTTCTTATTAACCATAAGCTTACATGTATTACTGCTACACAATGCTTGGGTCATCGTGGCATACGTGAGGGAGGAGTTTAAGTTTAACAGGGGTGCTCACTTTCGCCTCTCTTGGCTTCTGAGAGGTATACGACACTGGTGAAACACTCTATGCATGAGGCAATTGCTTCGGTATACATGTTACATCCTATAGGATACGTCTCATGTATATATTGATGTCAGGTACATGCCTTTGTTTACTGATCTTCACCATTTCAACTAGGCATGTAATGTGATGTATTGATTGTACTATGGAAGGTGTTGTCTCTGAGACGAGGCAACTTTCCGGTAATATGATTCTATTTCAGGTATAAAATTTCATTATGTCTTATTAATTTAGTTCATGTTTATGacattttttgtttttcctaTGTTCTTGTGCAGTGTTGCATATACGAGCATTTCCGTCCTATTGTGACAGGCGTGTTAGTGGTCCTACCACTGATGGCTCCCCACGCGCCAAGAGATTGGGGCCAAACAGTCACACCCATGCGATCTTCAGGAGTACAGACGGAGGATCAATGTGCTGATTGTTGACGATGTCATCCGGACACCCTATGCAGACCATAAAGAGTGTCaggagtttgatgaaactttATTTTTTTCCAGTTATCTACAATGAGAGATCAATTGCTAAATACTTACCTGAGAGGTGTCTGCGCCAGTTTGGATATGTTTAAGACATCCCTCGACTAGTCCCTATTGTGCCAGTTGAGGGCATGGATAGATAGTTTATGTCTAACAATGTTAGTTGTGCTCGTGCTATTAAAAATCATGCAATGGAAGTTCAATTTCCTAGTCAGTGTATGAATGGTTACTTAGAATGGCACTTTATAGTATCACACCCTCACATCATTCCATATGTTCAGCATGCAAATTATGTTGGTCCTTCCGATGTCGCGGGACTTTTCGATGACGCGCCACCACTTCTAGCGGCGTGGATGACCAAAAGCGTCTGTAGATGATAACATTACTTTCAAATAATGTCATGGGTTTGATAAATCTAGATGGTAAGGTTTATACTTTAGCATCACATATAACACACATAACCCATGGGGGACATGTttagattttattatttttgtattatttgtatattaatGACATTTCAACTTACCAGTTTATTGGATAAACATTTAACATTACATTATTACGGGATTAACATAACTTAACACGAacaataacataacttaacaaaacaataataaataacaaaaaagaaGTGATTCGTATTGGTATTGGTATTGAGTTTGATAATCTGCTTGGTATTGGTATTGGTATTGGTATTGGTATTGGTATTGGTATTGGTATTGGTATTGGTTGTTGTGGATCACGCCAACGTGGAGAGGTACAAAATTCTGTGTAGAAATCCTGATTGTGGATTCAGGCTGGCTGCATCACACAGGAAGAGAAGTGATTCCTGGGTGATAGGATCTATTTCCCAAGATCACACATGCGTTAACACAGATCTGTCCCAAGATCATCGAAAGCTAAGTTATGATTTTACATCTCTAAAAACCTTACCTCTTGGGACCAACGATCCGTCATTAAAGGTGAAAACGATAATCTCTCATATCGTTACAACGTACAACTATACTCTATCTTATAGAAAGGTGTGGTTAGCAAACACCAAGGTAATTGAAATTGTGTATGGAAACCAGGAAGACTCATACAAACAACTTCCACGTTTCTTGACTGCGCTTCAGACTTATGCTCCTGACACCGTTTCTATTTTAGAAACACTTCCAGCGCATTCTCCCGACTGAGCGTTTGTTCAAAGGAAATTGGATATTCCATCGACTGTTCTGGGCATCCGACCTTGCATTATAGGATTTGCATATTGCAAACCAGTTCTTCAAATAGATGGCACTTGGCTATACAGTAAATACGAGGGAACCTTATTGATGGCCGTTGCACAAGATGGAAACAATAATATTTTTCCAATTGAATTCGCTCTTGTGGAAGGTGAAACTGCTGggggttggagtttctttctcagGAATCTCCGGACAGACATTGCTCTACAACCTGGGCTCTGTTTGATTTCCGATAGGCATGCTTCCATCGAGAGTGCATACAACAATCCTGCAAACAATTGACACGATCCACCTTCAGCGCATGTCAAAATTTCATGTGGGAGATCAAGTATAAGGTTCTTCGAAAGATTCTTGTCAATGGTGGATATGCATTAAATCAACCAATATTCCAACATTATTGCCATGAAATCGTATTGTCAAATTCGGATGCAGGAAAATGAATTGATAATCTAGCCCGAGAGAAATAGACTAGGGCTTACAACAAAGGGCTGCGATGGGGCAACATGACTATAAATCTTGTGGAGTCGATTTATGGTGTTTTTAAGGGCATCTGACACCTTCCGATTACTGCCTTGGTGAGAtcaacctactttaggatggaTTCCCTTTTCGCAAGAAGAGGTGAGCAGTGGAGTGCAGTTTTAGAATCGGGACAACTGTTTAGCgaaagttgcatgaaatttatgaaagaacaatCTGCCAAAGCCAACAACCATCATGTTATATCTTTCGAACAATTCAACCGCACATTTAGTGTCAAAGAGATAATTGACCATAATGAGGGCCTGCCGAGACAAGAGTACAGGGTTCTGCTAGAAGAAGGGTGGTGCGATTGCGCTAAGTTTCAAGTGTTTCGTATGTCTTGCTCCCATGTTATAGCAGCATGTTCATATGCGCACCAAGATGTCTTAACACTCTTATCTCCCATTTATAAGATCGACACCTTGCTCGGAGTATACAACAATGCATTTCCagtgatggcaaaggaggattactggcctgcgTATGAGGGACAAGTAGTTTGGCATAATGATATGATGTGAAGAAAGAAAAAGGGTCGATCCAACATCACGCATATTAGAACTAATATGGATGATcatgaaaaaatagaaagaaagtgTAACATATGTCGTCAGGTCAGacacaataaaaataattgtccTAATCGAGGAACAACCTCCACCAACCAATAATTATATGTCCTGTATTTATACTATCTTTTGTGAAATCAATTAGACTTTATTTATTCGTGAAACATATTGATATTACAACTAAACGAACACAAACAAAGAttaaacaacaacacaaacaacgCTTAACAACAAACACGAACAAAAATTGAATACATTAATACAACAATATTTTTACGATATCACAACCATCAAAACAAATGTTGTTTGTGTCATCCCACCATCGCTCAATTTTTCCCGTTCTcataataatttttgaaaaataatttaattaacttttaaCGACCAGAGTTAAGAAACCTTATCTTTAATAGAGAAATagattctttttttaaaatttaagagtTGTTTATTTCAGATGACATAAATCAGTAAACCATAATATAATTCAATGTTCAATATATTTCATCACACATTCATTCGTCATCACaagatgcaatgcaattgtttacACCACCATGTCACCATTTTCTTGCCCTCTATTCTTATTCATATCAACACAATTACAATATATTTTTGCCAATCTTAAAGCCTACTAGTGATATTAATGTTTCGAACTTTATGCGATTTAGAAGCTGAATCTTTAGGAACAATAACAGTGAGAACTCCATTTTCAACATGTGCTTTAATCTGATCCAATTTCACATTCTCAGGCAACTCAATCATCCTTGAGAAACCCTCTTTTCCAGTCCCTCTCTCAGCCACATGCCAAACAATCTCCTTTCCATGATTCTCCTCTTTCAAACTTTCTCCTCTAAGGTGCAAAATATTCCCTTCTTCAATCTGCAATTTTATCTCATCTTTGCTTAATCCTATATCCAAATGACCCATCACCCAAAActtaatcaaaatcaaataaccaacaaaaaaaattatatttttacaaCAAAACATAGAATTACAAGTCAAAAATCCATTTGGGTCGGTAAAATTGAAAGAGGAAAGAGTGTGATTCATTTACCTGGAACATTGATTTTGAGAATATGTGAAGTTGGGGACTCAATCCAATCCAATAGTGCTGTTGAGCCAGGATATCCTCTGTAAATTGGAGGATTACCCAAGAAAAAACGTCTAAAAGGGTATCCAAAGATAGTGTCAGCCATTTAGTACAACAAAAAGAGATAATCGAAAAATGTTATAGAGCAGAAGTGATGAAGTTGATATATTATATACTATATGATAATGTTGTGTTTTTGATGAGACACTCGAGAATGTTCTTTGATTTGTTCCTATGTTCCACATTCATCATTCTTCTAGGTTCTTCCGGTTATGGAACGTCATAAAATACTATTGGGTTTAATTTCTAGGCCCATAATTTTTGGGCATGGTAATAAGTGGGCATGGTAAAATTTGAAGGATTACTTTaggtttttcaaaaaataaatgtttaaaagaagtaaaaagttaaaattaaaaattaaaattttttctaAACAAGTTCAGGAGTGTATGGATTAGTTGATGGGTACTATAAAGTGATTTGGAGGGACTTAAataagtgttttaaaaataaatttaattgaaatagaTTGACGGTGTAAAGAAATTTGACACTGTTAGTAAATTATAGTGGttaaaattttgtaaatatttaactttttctttaATCACAATTAAAGGATTATTTGTGAATGATTGAAATGCGTTAactgtgtaaaatattttacattgtcaatGTCTAGCAATTAATCTCTTAAAAATTTTTATTCTACTTTGTTATACTACACTCATagttaaaaatgaattaaaattaaatatttatttattattttctacaaaaatcttttttaagtttttagaatgacaaatataatatataaattaaagaaaGAAAGACAACTAAAGAAGATCCACAcagataaaaaaaatttgttcaaTTAGTTTGCACAAGATTTACCGATGCAGTGAGTTTATAACGCCGAGAactaaaagaaaaagtaaaagagCAAACTATAATAACAAcaaaacaagaagcaaaaccccaaaaatattaaataaactaaCTAGTAAACATGCAATAAAAACTCAAGCAATAAAACCTCACCCCTACGAGGAGAGCATATATTAGATCTCAACCCTCAAGAAACCACCATAATCATTATGTAATTTTATGTagtttgtttctcaaattgagtAAAAAAAAAACGTCGATGTAACTCTCATTGAGAACCATTAGTCTCTTACTATGCAAGATGAGTTCAATCAATTTAAGAGAAATAATATTTAAGAACTTGTTCTTAAACCTTCGTCTAAACTAATGATTGGAATCAAATGTGTTTTTTTTGTAATAAATTGAACAAAAATTGCAATGTTTTAAGAAATAAAGTCAGAAGTGTTGCGAAAAGGTACAACCAATAGGATGTATCGTTATAAGTCAACTCTACCAGTTATCCATGCTAAACTTCTTTAGAGATATTTGAGATATATGAGAATTCCTCATCGAAGATATTAGACCATAATTCCCTAATTGTCCTAAAGCCAGGACGAGCTAGCAGTACAAAAGACGATCTTCCCCGAACCAGAGCATTTTCTCCAATGGATCTCAATAAAGGACGTTTTGTAGGTGGCCTCTCAACCTGAAGCTATTCATGTTCATGAATGGAGGTCGACCCTTCCTCGACCTCTTGCCATGAAAGGGGCAAAACTTTATCTTC includes these proteins:
- the LOC131617499 gene encoding 15.7 kDa heat shock protein, peroxisomal-like; its protein translation is MADTIFRYPFRNFFLDHPPNFREYYGSTSLLDWIESPTAHIIKINVPGFKKDEIKVQIEEGNVLHLRGESLIEENHGKEIIWHIAERGNGKEDFSRMIELPEDVKLDKIKAHIENGVLTVVVPKDLSPKSHKVRKVNINSRL
- the LOC131619383 gene encoding uncharacterized protein LOC131619383, yielding MDSLFARRGEQWSAVLESGQLFSESCMKFMKEQSAKANNHHVISFEQFNRTFSVKEIIDHNEGLPRQEYRVLLEEGWCDCAKFQVFRMSCSHVIAACSYAHQDVLTLLSPIYKIDTLLGVYNNAFPVMAKEDYWPAYEGQVVWHNDMM
- the LOC131617501 gene encoding 15.7 kDa heat shock protein, peroxisomal-like; translation: MADTIFGYPFRRFFLGNPPIYRGYPGSTALLDWIESPTSHILKINVPGLSKDEIKLQIEEGNILHLRGESLKEENHGKEIVWHVAERGTGKEGFSRMIELPENVKLDQIKAHVENGVLTVIVPKDSASKSHKVRNINITSRL